The DNA region ACGAATTGAACATGCGTAAGGACATGATGCAATCTGCTATAGACATGTTAGAAAAAGCGGGTGTAAAAGATGTTAAAGGCCATGATCGTGAAACAGGTTTAGGTCTTGGAATTCACGAAATGGGTACCGCTCGTATGGGTAGAGACCGTAGAACATCTGTTTTAAACGGAAACAACCAGATACATGATGTGCCTAACGTTTACGTAACAGATGGCTCGTTTATGACCTCTGCAAGTTGTGTAAACCCGTCATTAACCTATATGGCATTTACGGCAAGGGCAGCAGACCACGCTGTAAAACAACTCAAAAAAGGAAATATATAATGGATAGAAGAAAAGCACTCAAAAATATGGGATTGGCATTGGGTTACACCGTTGCCACCCCAACTTTGCTAAGTATTGTTCAAAGTTGTAAAAATGAGACCGTACTTGAATGGACTCCAGAATTTTTCTCTAAAGATCAAGGAGCGGTATTGACCAAATTGGTGGATATAATTATTCCTAAAACCGATACACCTTCTGCCTCAGAAACACAAGTAAACATTTTTATTGACCGGTTTGCCGATGAGGTCATGGAAAAGGATCAACAGGATTTTGTAAAAATGTCTATGGATCGTTTTATTGAAAAAGCATTGAAAGATGCTGGCAAAGAAAAAGCGGCAGACTTAACTGCTGAGGAGTTAGAGCCTGTTCTTGCTGAAGCATTAAAGAAAACAAAAGAAGACGAAGTTCAAAACTTTAAGTCCATCAGACAGTATCATGAAGCTGTAGCCGAAGGCAAAGAAGCTCTTCTTGATGATGGTATTGCCCGATTTGCTTTTGCAAATAACCTTAGGGGATTGACCATCTGGGGTTATAAGACCTCTGAATATGTAGGTGAAAAGGT from Zobellia alginiliquefaciens includes:
- a CDS encoding gluconate 2-dehydrogenase subunit 3 family protein; the protein is MDRRKALKNMGLALGYTVATPTLLSIVQSCKNETVLEWTPEFFSKDQGAVLTKLVDIIIPKTDTPSASETQVNIFIDRFADEVMEKDQQDFVKMSMDRFIEKALKDAGKEKAADLTAEELEPVLAEALKKTKEDEVQNFKSIRQYHEAVAEGKEALLDDGIARFAFANNLRGLTIWGYKTSEYVGEKVLAYLPVPGEYIACADTNELTGGKAWSL